The stretch of DNA GGGCCAGGCCAGGTCTCTGAAGAGGCAAAGGAGACATCTAAATTTTAAGAGGGCACTCACTCTTAAGTCAAGCAAGCGCAAGTCATCTGGGAGTGAACGAGTGCTCCTTAAATTTTGCACTCAGGGCGCCTCCCTAGCTTCCCCCTAGTCCTGAATCTGCCAAGAGTATTGCACTTCTGTGAAAAAATCAAGAGATTTCCAGTCTCGTTCCCCGGCCTCCCCCTACCCTAATTATGGAGCTGTCCAGAAGCAGCATTTGAAGAAGATAGTTGGTAAATTTCATCTCTTAAGCTATTGCTTCCAGAtccaagagggaagaaaaaggactAATTAGTGGACTAAAGGAATGTGAGATTCTAGAATCCCACCCCACTCACCAATTCAAATAATGCCTGAAAGCAAAGGGAAATGTCCACTCTGCATTCTCAAAAAAAGGCAGGGGGTGCGGTGGGGGTTAAATACTGCTAAGAATGAAGTTTTCTctttacaaataatttctaaataacgCTTAAttgtccagaaaaaaaacaagtcaaaCAGTGATGGAGGATTGTTCTTCCTACTTTGGTGAAAGCCTTTAAAgtatatctttctttaaaatacatccaGTTTACTTAAAGTAACATGCTACCTAAGGGTCACATTATAAAGCAGCTATTCTGTTTCACCAATCTGAAGATTTATCTAATTTCACTTTAGACTCTTAAGAGTGGCCTATTatttaagagatttaaaaaaatgtttatctgaAACCCGGTGGCACCTAACTGCTTTTGTGAATAGTCAAATCAGACTTTGATGATCAGATGTTGGAAGGTGGTCCAAACCTTCCCATGGACAAGTATTGtaaaagtttcattttctgagaTTTGTTTCCGTATTAGTGTTATCCTACTctagaaatgtttttgtttttgtttctaattccAGGTAGCAGCCATGTGGAAGTTTTCTGAATTTGGAGAAATCTCCATATGATGGCTCTCCTTTGTTTCTTGACATTATTTTCCTGTaacaatttccaaaaaaaaaaaaaagcagttactCCAGCAAAGTGGAAAGAAGCTGAGTTTTTATATTTCAACAGACCTGACCAATGAGAGGATTTCACCCCCAGCCCTAGCTCAGGCTCCTTTACTGGTTATAAATATTTCAACCACCCGCCAGTTCCACCAAAGGCCGCAGCTCCTCTCTCCTCCGCTTAAGGACCCACTCCGCTTCCACCCGCCGCGCTGGCTCCCCAACCGCCGCCTTTTCTGTCACCagtttgtttataaaaatctGGGAGGGAAGGGATGAGAGGCCGGGGATGGGGGAGAACTTGCTCTTTGTTTACATTAAACAAATGACAGTCAAAGAGCTCAAGCAAAATCTTCCTTGACCTCGTTCTctctaattttaacaaaaaaggggaaaaaaatattgtatctAAAGACAACGTGAATGGGgcgggagaaaaagagaaacagcttTTCGCTCTATTCAGCTGGGACACGGGGGCGCGGACGATTTCCGCTCCCATTGTGAGGCGGGGCCGCGGGGCGGCGGTGAGTGGGGGGTCTGCCCGGCGGCCGGCGGGGCTGTCAGGCGGCTCAGCGTAATCAGGGCTAATGACAGTGGCCCGGCGCTCCGCGGGACAATGCGCGGGGCCGCGGGGTTTTGTCGGCCTGAATGGCTAATAGGCTTGCCTGGGGGTTGCGCGGGGGGCGGTgtcgggaggaggaggaggcggcgagGGGAGAAGGGGTCATTGTCCGCGCCTGGCCCCGGTGCCGGGGGCGTCCCTCCACCGCGCGCTGGAGCGGCCCCTGGAGGCCTGCTGGCAGAAGGCGCAGGGGCGGCGCGCGCCGCGCGCGGGTGCCCTGGAGGAGGCGGCCCTGAGCTGCGAGGTCAGACTCGAactttacccccccccccccccccccccgggataAGAGCGTGGATCCCCGTACGCTGGAAGGCCGGTCTTTCCTCCGGGGTTCCAAACGTGACTCTGTGAATGACAGTTTAACACACGCCACCTTTTCCGTCCAGCGCCCTGGGGGGACCCCAGACGAGTAGGCCTCGAGCCACTCCAGTTAGACTGCCTGGCTCAAGTAGCTCCAGGAGAGAAACCTCTCAAAACTGGGAGGCGGGggaggaattaaataaaaatcgAGGTCCAGGGTAGAAGCAGACAAAGGAACGTCCGGAGGCAGCGGAGGCGCGCGCTCGCCCCGGAGCCTCCGGCGGCACACGGTTTGcacggggcgggcgggcgggcgtgaGCCCCGCGGTTGCGCAGGTTGGGAGAACGGTTGTTGCCGCTGGCGCTCGGAGGCGCGGGGCGAGGCGTCGGACTGAAGAGCAGGTAGGCTCCGGACTCGGGGAGACGGATTTGCCGGCTGTAAGGACTCGAGAGGATTTTGCGCGGCTGGCAGATCCGCAGGGTCAGCCGTCGGGGCGAGCAGCAGGGACGAGGCGCGCAGAGTGCCGAATGCCCGCGACGGCACAATTAAACACTGGCAGGTCCCTGCGACCACCAACACCCGTTCCCCCGTTTTGGAAACTTGGCGATTCCCTTTCAGCTCTTTCGAAGCTCCTCAGGCTAGATCCTGCCTTGCAGCCCTATTTGCTAGAATTTATATTCCCAAACTTCTTTACGAACTACCCTACTGTGAGGGATCCCACTGGCGCTGGCCCCCTTTTCACTTCCTTGCGTGGAGACAAAGGAGTGTGAGAGCGATttcagagcagagcaagcagttTCACGCCTCCGTGCCTCGGGTCAGGTTTCCGCTTGCTTGCCTTGCTGTTTCCCCTGCCCCGAACCAGGCTCCCTTCCTGGACGGCTAACCTGTCAATCCATCAAGCCTAGCCCACCTCCAAGGAGTCTTGCTTGATTTGCTGGCCCCCCACACAGAGACTTTCCCACTCCTTGTTAATGCTTCTACCATACCGTGCTGAACGTCTGTTTTAAAGGTGGTGATACACTTATCTGTATACATGTGACTGCCCCCGCTAGAGCGTAAGCTCCTTAAGGACAAGGACCAAATCATATTCATCTTTATAATCCCAGAGCATAGACTTAATTATTAGGcgctcaaatattttttaaagagtttatttatttatttttttagagaaggaaagggagggagaaagaggaaacatcaatgtgtggttgcctttcccgcaccccctactgggacctggccggcaacccaggcgtgtgccctgactcggaatcacCCGCTGACTGGCAGGCCTGCagtcagcccactgagccacaccagccagggcagtgctcaaatatttttaaactgaatgaatgaatggatcttCCTTGAAGCCTGTCTGTTCCAAATTAGTGGAGTAGTGCTGCTAGCTCTAAGCTCATTTGAACCACAGAGGATAACTAATGTAGGCTGGACCCAACGTTCACTTAAATCCTCCCAGCTCAGGTTACCTGCTTTTACCTACTTGTCAGGTTGTTTGGGATGATTCTCCCTTGGGgcataggattttaaaaaaatcatgtgggTTTGGGTTCATAACAGGAAAATTATCTTCTCACACACTATTTTCCTAAACAGTAAGGTAAGGGTTACCACTTATGTTTCAAAAATTCTAGTTATGTCCTCTGAACCCTGTAAAATATAATTCCTAATATTTTGGTGTGTTGTAGGATGATAGAGGATTTCCATTCCAAGACAATCTttaccttctctctcctccttgctcCCTTATGTTAGTCTTGACctacaaattaaaaagtaaagacaaaaacatcACAAACTCAGATTAGGTGTCCAATTTTAAGACAGTGGATTGGAAACCCACCCCCATGCTCAGACTTACCCAGTGGGGGAATCAGGGTGTTAAATGACAAAAGGCCCCATGAAAATATAGTTGCTACTAAActcatttcaattttaaaatttaatggacAGAAGCAAATGAGCTGTGTGTAATTTTGAATtctggttttatatatatatataaagatatatatatatatatatatatatatatatatagtatatcttGGAGAGTCCTTTTAACCTGTCTCTGTCAGTTTGCAACTTGAGAATGTTGCTTTtactatttgtctttctgactgAAGAGATTACTTTTGAATTTTCTGgcatgaaataaaatatctaagttCTGGtggtgcattaaaaaaatttttattgctgacactattgcagatgtctcCTATTTTCTCAGGTGGTGCACTTTAATTTGGTATATGAACAGCCTGGTTGGTGGTAAACTAGTTTATTATGTATTTCAAGTGTTTTCAGGTATATAAAATTCCAACTAAAGAGT from Phyllostomus discolor isolate MPI-MPIP mPhyDis1 chromosome 1, mPhyDis1.pri.v3, whole genome shotgun sequence encodes:
- the LOC118498762 gene encoding formin-like protein 5, which encodes MNMIWSLSLRSLRSSGGSHMYTDKCITTFKTDVQHGTCQCLIVPSRAFGTLRASSLLLAPTADPADLPAAQNPLESLQPANPSPRVRSLPALQSDASPRASERQRQQPFSQPAQPRGSRPPARPVQTVCRRRLRGERAPPLPPDVPLSASTLDLDFYLIPPPPPSFESSGPPPPGHPRAARAAPAPSASRPPGAAPARGGGTPPAPGPGADNDPFSPRRLLLLPTPPPAQPPGKPISHSGRQNPAAPRIVPRSAGPLSLALITLSRLTAPPAAGQTPHSPPPRGPASQWERKSSAPPCPS